From a region of the Campylobacter showae genome:
- a CDS encoding CoA-binding domain-containing protein, which produces MNKILAAAIFALCAICAQAKPYSPEQYAKVLREYNSVAGANNYFESGKFKEEFELRKKYCDEGLRDACGDLGLLYVTGLGVPRDSKRAGELLGYAAKNDEFKAISQYYEAALDIARAAEKYPDDKVTQHLGAEFKNSLEQCKSYKGDRHVCFRALVISGMLPKGEGGLGLSQAEFAKTWEDIVVSDVERNGMDDSKVNALAKELEGLAAR; this is translated from the coding sequence ATGAATAAAATTTTAGCCGCAGCCATATTTGCTCTTTGCGCCATTTGCGCGCAGGCAAAGCCATATAGCCCCGAGCAGTACGCAAAGGTGCTGCGCGAGTACAACTCCGTTGCGGGCGCGAACAACTACTTTGAAAGCGGTAAATTTAAAGAGGAATTCGAGCTTCGCAAAAAATACTGCGACGAGGGTCTAAGAGACGCCTGCGGGGATCTGGGGCTGCTCTACGTTACTGGTCTAGGCGTGCCAAGAGATAGCAAAAGAGCGGGCGAACTACTAGGGTACGCCGCTAAAAACGACGAGTTTAAAGCCATATCGCAGTACTACGAAGCCGCACTTGACATAGCTCGCGCGGCGGAAAAGTACCCTGACGACAAGGTCACGCAGCACCTAGGAGCCGAGTTTAAAAACTCGCTAGAGCAGTGCAAATCCTACAAGGGCGACCGCCACGTGTGCTTCCGCGCGCTAGTGATCAGCGGCATGCTGCCAAAGGGCGAGGGCGGCCTCGGGCTATCTCAGGCCGAGTTTGCCAAGACATGGGAGGATATCGTCGTGAGCGACGTCGAGCGCAACGGTATGGACGACTCGAAAGTAAATGCGCTAGCAAAGGAGCTGGAAGGACTAGCGGCGCGGTAA
- a CDS encoding aminotransferase class V-fold PLP-dependent enzyme — protein MVSIDEIRKNIILKKGVRYFDYTASGLSYAPIERRIAKYLKTYANTHSESASNALKTQKRYEKARQSLKDALGLDERFYLISAGCGATGAIKKFQEIMGLYLPPMSANRLGEESLKGANLPLVIVSPYEHHSNEVSLREGLCEVVRIPLSKSGEINFGRLDQLLKINSKREIIGCFSAASNVTGIISDYKKIYVMMKRYGATVAFDAASFSSHDNLDADYFDALFLSPHKLLGGVGSCGLLAIRKELVKSDKPTFAAGGTVSYVSRSSHFFAPSVERTEEGGTQHVMGLIRAALAYRLRNEIGLDVIKSREDELTKQFCEGLDNIPEVVSYCPRAVPRLPIFAFNVKGVSPYDFAEALSEDYGVQTRAGCACAGPYGHDLLGLKDDQKFDQKPGWVRVSLHYSHTQKDVAYLLKAIKKTIKKFKTKKDKK, from the coding sequence TTGGTTAGCATCGACGAAATCAGGAAAAATATTATTTTAAAAAAGGGCGTGCGCTACTTTGACTACACGGCCTCGGGCCTATCCTACGCGCCGATCGAGCGTAGGATAGCAAAATACCTAAAAACCTACGCCAACACGCACTCAGAAAGCGCCTCAAACGCGCTAAAGACGCAAAAACGCTACGAAAAAGCAAGGCAAAGCTTAAAAGACGCGCTGGGGCTTGACGAGCGATTTTATCTGATCTCGGCAGGCTGCGGCGCGACTGGAGCTATAAAGAAATTTCAAGAAATCATGGGGCTTTATCTGCCGCCTATGAGTGCAAACCGCCTGGGCGAGGAGAGTCTAAAGGGCGCAAATTTACCCCTCGTCATCGTCTCGCCCTACGAGCACCACTCAAACGAAGTCAGCCTGCGCGAGGGGCTATGCGAGGTCGTGCGCATACCGCTAAGCAAGAGCGGGGAGATAAATTTCGGCAGGCTCGATCAACTGCTCAAAATCAACTCAAAGCGCGAAATCATCGGCTGTTTTAGCGCGGCCTCAAACGTCACGGGGATAATCAGCGACTACAAAAAAATCTACGTGATGATGAAGCGATACGGCGCGACCGTAGCCTTTGACGCGGCTAGTTTTAGCTCGCACGACAACCTCGACGCGGACTACTTCGACGCGCTATTTCTATCGCCGCACAAGCTTTTAGGAGGCGTGGGTAGCTGCGGACTGCTCGCGATAAGAAAAGAACTCGTGAAATCAGACAAACCGACCTTTGCCGCGGGCGGGACGGTTAGCTACGTGAGCCGTAGCTCGCATTTTTTCGCGCCAAGCGTGGAGCGCACCGAGGAGGGCGGCACCCAGCACGTGATGGGGCTCATAAGAGCCGCACTAGCATACAGACTGCGAAACGAGATCGGCCTAGACGTCATAAAAAGCCGCGAGGATGAGCTCACGAAACAGTTTTGCGAGGGGCTGGATAATATCCCCGAGGTCGTGAGCTACTGCCCGCGCGCAGTGCCGAGATTGCCGATTTTCGCGTTTAACGTAAAAGGTGTTTCGCCTTATGATTTCGCCGAAGCGCTGAGCGAGGACTATGGCGTGCAGACACGTGCGGGGTGTGCTTGCGCCGGCCCGTACGGACACGATCTGCTCGGGCTAAAAGACGATCAGAAATTTGATCAAAAACCCGGCTGGGTGCGCGTGAGTCTGCACTATTCGCACACGCAAAAAGACGTCGCCTATCTGCTAAAGGCCATCAAGAAAACTATTAAAAAATTTAAAACCAAAAAGGATAAGAAATGA
- a CDS encoding DUF234 domain-containing protein, with translation MQLIYFHLVFDALKFEANYYDIFEAIEKEILDKFEDLSLKFSFDAPFESELKFALCRLAKNDRKKYALNKFLPRPLILKIYAAAINSGVVSIEKTLEKPRVKSKYQKAKKLPERDKAQDKVVFNDNFTRFWFYFIEPNFALLKNGEKAALMEIIRREFDSYAGFGFELLCRELLAFRLGAQPARVRSLWAKNIEIDIFLSIEGRIVVGEAKFKEHKICKNVVNLLLKKCERLGFVPDAIALFSKSGFSNEVSRLKNDRILLFDLENFEELL, from the coding sequence TTGCAGCTTATTTACTTTCATCTAGTCTTTGACGCGCTAAAATTTGAGGCGAATTATTACGATATTTTCGAGGCGATCGAAAAGGAAATTTTAGATAAATTTGAAGATCTGTCGCTCAAATTTAGCTTTGACGCGCCTTTTGAGAGCGAGCTTAAATTTGCCCTTTGCAGGCTTGCTAAAAACGACCGCAAAAAATACGCCCTAAATAAATTTCTGCCCCGCCCTCTCATCCTAAAAATTTACGCCGCCGCGATAAACTCGGGCGTGGTTAGTATCGAAAAGACGCTGGAAAAACCGCGCGTAAAAAGCAAATATCAAAAAGCTAAAAAACTGCCCGAGCGCGATAAGGCGCAGGATAAAGTGGTCTTTAACGACAATTTTACTAGATTTTGGTTTTATTTCATCGAGCCAAATTTTGCCCTTTTAAAAAACGGCGAAAAGGCCGCTTTGATGGAGATTATCAGACGAGAGTTTGACTCGTACGCGGGCTTTGGCTTTGAGCTGCTTTGCCGCGAGCTTTTAGCATTTAGACTAGGCGCCCAGCCCGCGCGAGTGCGCAGCCTGTGGGCGAAAAATATCGAGATAGATATATTTTTGAGCATCGAAGGTCGCATCGTCGTGGGAGAAGCTAAATTTAAAGAGCATAAAATTTGCAAAAACGTGGTAAATTTACTCCTTAAAAAATGCGAGCGGCTAGGCTTTGTGCCCGACGCCATCGCGCTATTTTCCAAAAGCGGTTTTAGCAACGAAGTAAGCCGCCTAAAAAACGACCGAATTTTACTTTTTGATTTAGAAAATTTCGAGGAGCTTTTATGA
- a CDS encoding sensor histidine kinase — translation MTQIDKTSVQDGLKSLIEQTYLIEREYKNLTASYANLQGFIKDIVEILPNAIWVLDEAGEIFLQNSEALKLGQILKFIPQNEGEISAAGQIYLIKIAQKEGKKIISATDITTEKRTERLASMGQVAAHLAHEIRNPVGSISLLASTLIKKADERARPVVEQMQKAIWRVERIIKATLLFTKGLTINAREFNLAELKSECEAAIECYTYGKEIKFSLNFPDLPYVGDRDLLAMVFQNMLFNAIDAVEENEDDDGWVRVDYEQCEGEHKFTVTDSGVPIKNQAMVFEPFKTSKLKGNGLGLHLCLQIVQAHGGSIEIELEPKSFCVNLPAKTRG, via the coding sequence ATGACCCAGATCGACAAAACCAGCGTCCAAGACGGACTAAAAAGCCTGATCGAGCAGACCTACCTGATAGAGCGCGAGTATAAAAACCTAACCGCGTCGTATGCAAATTTGCAAGGCTTCATCAAAGATATCGTAGAAATTTTGCCCAATGCGATCTGGGTTTTGGACGAGGCGGGCGAGATATTTTTACAAAACTCAGAAGCCCTAAAACTCGGGCAAATTTTAAAATTTATCCCGCAAAATGAAGGCGAGATAAGCGCCGCAGGACAAATTTATCTCATCAAAATCGCCCAAAAAGAGGGCAAAAAAATCATCTCCGCAACCGACATAACGACCGAAAAACGCACCGAGCGCCTAGCCTCGATGGGTCAGGTCGCCGCCCACCTCGCCCACGAGATACGCAACCCCGTGGGCTCGATCTCGCTGCTAGCCTCCACGCTGATAAAAAAGGCGGACGAGCGCGCTCGCCCCGTCGTCGAGCAGATGCAAAAGGCGATCTGGCGCGTCGAGCGCATCATCAAGGCCACCTTGCTTTTCACCAAAGGCCTAACGATAAACGCGCGCGAGTTTAACCTAGCCGAGCTAAAAAGCGAGTGCGAGGCGGCAATAGAGTGCTACACATACGGCAAGGAGATCAAATTTAGCCTAAATTTCCCCGACCTGCCCTACGTGGGCGACCGCGATCTGCTGGCGATGGTGTTTCAAAACATGCTATTTAACGCTATCGATGCGGTCGAGGAAAACGAGGATGATGACGGCTGGGTGCGCGTGGACTACGAGCAGTGCGAGGGCGAACATAAATTTACCGTGACCGATAGCGGCGTGCCGATCAAAAACCAGGCCATGGTCTTTGAGCCCTTTAAAACGAGCAAGCTAAAAGGCAACGGCCTAGGCCTGCACCTGTGCCTACAGATCGTCCAAGCCCACGGCGGCAGCATCGAGATCGAGCTTGAGCCAAAGAGCTTTTGCGTAAATTTGCCTGCTAAAACGCGCGGCTAG
- a CDS encoding cysteine hydrolase family protein, producing the protein MKFDAKILEDLAKWFEELKEIKFSDILAGDAANTAFISVDMIEGFCSMGPLASPRVGAIADGIVQTFSAAYAAGARNLVLLEDSHEANCAEFDAFPPHAIKGTDGAKTIPQLRDLPFFDEIKIFRKNSLSAAYCADFNAFIAQNPQIDTFVVLGDCTDLCVYQLVSHLKLSANEANIGRKVLVPASLVATYDAPGHEGDFYHAMFLRHMQTGLGAQVVRGIKF; encoded by the coding sequence ATGAAATTTGACGCGAAAATCTTAGAGGATTTGGCGAAGTGGTTTGAGGAGCTAAAGGAGATCAAATTTAGCGATATTTTAGCGGGCGACGCGGCAAACACCGCCTTTATCAGCGTGGATATGATAGAGGGATTTTGCAGCATGGGGCCGCTAGCTAGCCCGCGAGTGGGCGCGATCGCGGACGGTATAGTGCAGACTTTTAGCGCGGCTTACGCGGCGGGCGCGAGAAATCTCGTGCTGCTCGAGGATAGCCATGAGGCAAACTGCGCGGAATTTGACGCATTTCCGCCGCACGCTATCAAAGGCACCGATGGCGCGAAGACGATACCGCAGCTGCGCGATCTGCCGTTTTTTGACGAGATAAAAATCTTTCGCAAAAACTCCCTGAGCGCGGCTTACTGCGCCGATTTTAACGCATTTATCGCGCAAAATCCGCAGATCGACACCTTCGTAGTACTCGGCGACTGCACAGATCTATGCGTCTATCAGCTAGTCTCGCACCTAAAGCTTAGCGCAAACGAGGCAAATATCGGGCGCAAAGTCCTAGTGCCGGCAAGCCTCGTCGCCACCTACGACGCGCCGGGACACGAGGGGGACTTTTATCACGCGATGTTTTTGCGGCATATGCAAACGGGTCTTGGCGCGCAGGTCGTGCGAGGGATTAAATTTTAG
- a CDS encoding NAD-dependent epimerase/dehydratase family protein — protein MGKSALVLGATGVVGRELVRELCENENYDKIIVWARRELKFSHEKLETQIVNFSDVKNMPPREIDEIFCALGTTMKQAGSRGQFYKIDVSYPVNIAKWGIASGASRFALISSQGADERSRFFYLRAKGKAEKKIAALGFKSLQIARLPAIKSEREQVRMGELFTIWLFGLLPKFILKNYRPMSAKDIATAVIAAAQTEAKGMQIYHPRDFAQTHGK, from the coding sequence ATGGGAAAATCGGCTCTTGTGCTAGGCGCTACTGGCGTCGTGGGTAGGGAGTTGGTGCGCGAGCTTTGCGAGAATGAAAACTACGACAAAATCATCGTTTGGGCGCGCAGGGAGCTAAAATTTAGCCACGAAAAGCTAGAGACGCAGATCGTAAATTTTAGCGACGTAAAAAACATGCCGCCGCGCGAGATAGACGAGATATTTTGCGCGCTAGGCACGACGATGAAGCAAGCCGGCAGTCGCGGGCAGTTTTATAAAATAGACGTGAGCTACCCCGTAAATATCGCAAAATGGGGCATCGCCTCGGGCGCTAGCCGTTTCGCGCTCATTTCGTCGCAGGGCGCTGATGAGCGGTCGAGATTTTTTTATCTGCGCGCAAAGGGAAAGGCGGAGAAAAAGATCGCCGCGCTGGGTTTTAAAAGCCTGCAAATAGCGCGGCTGCCTGCGATAAAAAGCGAGCGCGAGCAGGTGCGCATGGGAGAGCTTTTTACGATTTGGCTGTTTGGGCTTTTGCCGAAATTTATCTTAAAGAACTACCGTCCGATGAGCGCGAAAGATATCGCGACCGCCGTCATCGCCGCCGCGCAGACGGAGGCTAAGGGCATGCAAATTTATCATCCGAGGGATTTTGCGCAAACGCACGGCAAGTAG
- a CDS encoding SDR family NAD(P)-dependent oxidoreductase — MKKYIAITGASSGIGAATAKAFAGRGENLILIARRAELLQSLKDEIAQIAPKSDVVIKICDLACSKNVRVLWEELKSYELKALINNAGFGDYGAVGERDLSKVSQMLRLNIISLTLLSHLFVRDYKHKPTQLINISSAGGYSMVPNAVTYCASKFFVSAFTEGLHRELAQDKDAKMQAKVLAPAATRTEFGPVATDDAGYDYDAAFKRYHSSEEMAEFLRALYDSDACVGAVDRNNFEFSLGAARFDYAGKR, encoded by the coding sequence ATGAAAAAATATATCGCGATTACGGGTGCAAGTTCTGGTATAGGAGCAGCTACGGCGAAGGCCTTTGCCGGGCGAGGAGAAAATCTAATCCTAATCGCGCGCAGAGCGGAGCTGCTGCAAAGCTTAAAGGACGAGATCGCGCAGATCGCGCCCAAATCGGACGTCGTGATTAAAATTTGCGACCTTGCGTGCAGCAAAAACGTCCGGGTGCTTTGGGAGGAGCTAAAAAGCTACGAGCTAAAGGCGCTCATCAATAACGCTGGCTTCGGAGATTACGGCGCGGTCGGCGAGCGCGATCTATCCAAAGTCTCGCAGATGTTACGTCTCAACATCATTTCGCTCACGCTGCTAAGCCACCTCTTCGTGCGCGATTACAAGCATAAGCCCACTCAGCTCATCAATATCTCCTCCGCGGGCGGCTACAGCATGGTGCCAAACGCCGTCACCTACTGCGCGAGCAAGTTTTTCGTAAGCGCCTTCACTGAGGGCTTGCACCGAGAGCTGGCGCAGGATAAAGACGCCAAAATGCAGGCTAAAGTTCTAGCGCCCGCCGCGACTAGGACGGAGTTCGGTCCCGTGGCGACGGATGACGCAGGCTACGACTACGACGCGGCTTTTAAGCGCTATCATTCAAGCGAGGAGATGGCGGAATTCCTGCGCGCGCTTTACGATAGCGACGCGTGCGTGGGCGCGGTGGATCGAAACAACTTCGAATTTAGCTTGGGGGCTGCGCGATTTGACTACGCGGGCAAACGCTAA
- a CDS encoding flavin reductase family protein, whose amino-acid sequence MAITWAQALDYDKVTIVPHNGSYTRTLIEKSGYFAVQIPTAAQAELVSELGAENNSRFDNADKMKNVEIFYQDEFDVPLIAGCAAWLVCKRIPEPHNEQSYDLFIGEVVAAYADERIFDGGHWLFEKIPDELKTLHYVAGGRYYLDGKAVDTKRTPISGE is encoded by the coding sequence ATGGCGATAACGTGGGCGCAGGCGCTTGATTATGACAAGGTTACCATCGTGCCGCATAACGGCTCGTACACGCGGACGCTCATCGAAAAGAGCGGGTATTTCGCCGTGCAGATCCCCACGGCCGCGCAGGCGGAGCTGGTTAGCGAGCTGGGCGCCGAAAATAACTCGCGCTTTGATAATGCGGACAAGATGAAAAACGTGGAAATTTTTTATCAAGATGAGTTCGACGTGCCGCTGATCGCGGGCTGCGCCGCATGGCTCGTTTGCAAGCGTATCCCCGAGCCTCATAACGAGCAGAGCTATGATCTTTTCATCGGCGAGGTCGTCGCGGCGTATGCGGACGAGCGGATATTTGACGGCGGGCACTGGCTGTTTGAAAAGATCCCTGACGAGCTAAAGACGCTTCACTACGTCGCCGGCGGTCGGTATTATCTGGACGGCAAAGCGGTGGATACCAAGCGCACGCCCATAAGCGGCGAGTAA
- a CDS encoding tetratricopeptide repeat protein, whose translation MKNLIALILFAIAAMASEPKKGELSPEKEAFLSARYEELKKSCAQKDARACKRVILFYQKQPKKQNEKDIREAMQILLDACKDGKFDTCAAAGEMHINNKDFIAAREILIPACDSGYQDACVIYGKSLEADGAPGKDEKRAKKLYETACEKGSALGCEHLGLAIGSSAPEQAVGYLRKACEMDAWRCFRFGTMAMPYGAKEGVMALVRSCHETDMLAGCIMLAKYHEKELLEIAGEAEVKRLHARLCELVPYGEHCEKAR comes from the coding sequence ATGAAAAATTTGATCGCGTTGATACTTTTTGCTATCGCGGCTATGGCCAGCGAGCCCAAAAAAGGCGAACTAAGCCCCGAAAAAGAGGCGTTTTTAAGCGCGAGGTACGAGGAGCTCAAAAAATCTTGCGCCCAAAAGGACGCAAGAGCCTGCAAGCGAGTGATCTTGTTTTACCAAAAACAGCCCAAAAAGCAAAACGAAAAAGACATCCGCGAGGCGATGCAAATTTTGCTTGATGCGTGCAAGGATGGTAAATTTGACACATGCGCGGCAGCGGGCGAAATGCATATAAATAACAAAGATTTCATCGCCGCAAGGGAGATTTTGATCCCGGCTTGCGATAGCGGCTATCAGGATGCTTGCGTGATTTACGGCAAGAGCCTTGAGGCTGACGGCGCGCCAGGCAAGGACGAAAAACGCGCGAAAAAACTATACGAAACCGCATGCGAAAAGGGCTCGGCGCTAGGATGCGAGCATCTGGGGCTAGCGATCGGCAGCAGCGCGCCGGAGCAGGCGGTCGGCTATCTGCGCAAGGCGTGCGAGATGGACGCTTGGCGATGTTTTAGATTCGGCACGATGGCGATGCCTTATGGGGCCAAGGAAGGGGTAATGGCGCTTGTTAGAAGCTGCCACGAAACAGATATGCTCGCTGGCTGCATCATGCTAGCTAAATACCACGAAAAAGAGCTACTCGAGATCGCGGGCGAGGCCGAAGTAAAGCGGCTGCACGCGAGGCTTTGCGAGCTGGTGCCGTACGGAGAACACTGCGAAAAGGCGCGGTAA
- a CDS encoding ABC transporter substrate-binding protein, translating to MRKFFKVLCAASLLCLVANASEGLDKIGMTYVKSPLNVPSIVDKFKGFYAKSFGVPVEYSEITSGAKQTQALASNSLQFLNCVGGTSVILAAANKADIKIISAYSRAPEAFVIFSKDQNIKSPKDLKGKKVAGPKGTILNELLVRYLALGGLSINDVEFISMGIPAAQAAVENGSVDAALLAGPAAYNAQKSGLNVVTTGKGVITPVIVTATSGEFYKKHKDVVEKFKKAQDEILDYIKANEDEALKFTAEETGLSIEAVKSMYPQYDFSPKITAEDIKALEATQEFMLESKMIEQKIDIKSLLLN from the coding sequence ATGAGAAAGTTTTTCAAGGTTTTATGTGCAGCCTCTTTGCTTTGCCTCGTCGCAAACGCAAGCGAAGGCTTAGACAAGATCGGCATGACCTACGTCAAATCGCCGCTAAACGTCCCATCGATCGTCGATAAATTTAAAGGATTTTACGCGAAGTCTTTTGGCGTGCCGGTCGAGTACTCTGAGATCACCTCGGGTGCCAAGCAAACGCAAGCACTAGCTTCAAATTCGCTCCAGTTTCTAAACTGCGTGGGCGGCACTTCTGTCATACTTGCAGCTGCAAATAAGGCTGACATAAAGATCATAAGCGCATATTCAAGGGCGCCAGAGGCATTTGTGATATTTTCTAAGGACCAAAACATAAAGTCGCCAAAAGATCTAAAAGGTAAAAAAGTAGCAGGCCCAAAGGGCACGATCTTAAACGAGCTTTTGGTTAGATACCTAGCTCTTGGAGGGCTTAGTATAAACGACGTAGAGTTCATCTCTATGGGTATCCCGGCTGCGCAAGCCGCGGTAGAAAACGGCAGCGTAGATGCAGCGCTTCTTGCAGGACCTGCTGCCTACAACGCTCAAAAATCAGGCCTAAATGTAGTCACAACCGGCAAAGGCGTTATCACTCCGGTCATCGTCACGGCAACAAGTGGAGAGTTTTATAAAAAGCATAAAGACGTCGTTGAGAAATTTAAAAAGGCTCAGGACGAAATTTTAGACTATATCAAAGCAAACGAGGATGAGGCGCTTAAATTTACAGCCGAGGAGACGGGGCTAAGCATAGAGGCGGTAAAGAGTATGTATCCTCAGTACGACTTTAGTCCAAAGATCACGGCTGAAGACATAAAAGCGCTTGAAGCTACGCAAGAATTTATGCTTGAAAGCAAGATGATCGAGCAAAAAATAGATATAAAATCACTTCTACTAAACTAA
- a CDS encoding ABC transporter ATP-binding protein, with protein sequence MIEISNLSKHFFINGKRIDVLRELNLSIKKDKITVILGRSGCGKTTLLRLIAGLESVSLGEIKFKEPAKIGFVFQEPRLMPFLNVYENIVFPLKKHGIEAAKIDALISMIGLSDFKFAAVSQLSGGMSSRVSLARVLAYEANLILMDEPFAALDAFTRASMQAEILKIKAGKTILFVTHNIDEALFLADEIILLEKGGIKSNYDLSNLARPRDLLSEELIAVKRKILSEI encoded by the coding sequence ATGATAGAAATTTCAAATTTATCCAAGCATTTTTTTATTAATGGCAAGCGAATTGACGTTTTAAGAGAGCTAAATTTAAGCATAAAAAAAGATAAGATCACCGTCATACTTGGCAGAAGCGGATGCGGCAAAACTACGCTTTTACGCCTTATAGCGGGCCTTGAGAGCGTAAGTCTTGGCGAGATAAAATTTAAAGAGCCTGCAAAGATCGGCTTTGTCTTTCAAGAGCCCCGCCTCATGCCGTTTCTAAACGTCTATGAAAATATCGTTTTTCCGCTTAAAAAGCATGGGATAGAGGCTGCAAAGATAGATGCTCTCATATCTATGATAGGGCTTAGCGATTTTAAATTTGCCGCAGTTTCGCAGCTATCCGGCGGTATGAGCTCGCGCGTTTCGCTTGCGAGAGTGCTTGCATATGAGGCAAATTTGATCCTCATGGACGAGCCGTTTGCGGCACTTGATGCATTTACGAGAGCTAGCATGCAGGCTGAAATTTTAAAAATAAAAGCCGGCAAAACTATCCTTTTCGTCACGCACAACATCGACGAGGCGCTGTTTTTGGCTGATGAGATCATCTTGCTCGAAAAAGGCGGTATAAAATCAAACTACGATCTATCAAATTTAGCAAGACCACGAGATCTGCTAAGTGAGGAGCTAATAGCCGTAAAACGCAAAATTTTGAGTGAAATTTAG
- a CDS encoding ABC transporter permease, producing MREIFKKSILILAIFVIWQVVCELEIFTPYILPSPAATLKTMYGMSLSGELATHTIISFKRIFVGYTLSFALALVLGGIAALLPKISVYYEWILEFFRNIPPLSLIAILVLWFGINETPKIIIIILASFFPMFLSIQKGLTSCDVKLIEVGKIFGFSKFEIFYKIILKSALKDIFVGMRIGFGYAMRAIIGAEMIAASSGLGYLILDAEELSRADRIFVGIFTIGVCGVLIDRLFLLLIAKFSLLRGEK from the coding sequence GTGAGGGAAATTTTTAAAAAGAGCATTTTGATCCTAGCGATCTTTGTCATCTGGCAGGTCGTTTGCGAGCTAGAAATCTTCACGCCGTATATCTTGCCAAGTCCGGCAGCGACGCTAAAGACGATGTATGGCATGAGCCTAAGCGGGGAGCTTGCTACGCACACTATTATCAGCTTTAAGCGCATATTTGTAGGATATACTCTTTCTTTTGCCCTAGCGCTCGTGCTTGGCGGTATAGCTGCGCTTTTGCCAAAGATCAGCGTTTATTACGAGTGGATACTGGAGTTTTTTAGAAACATCCCGCCGCTTAGTTTGATAGCCATTTTGGTGCTTTGGTTTGGTATAAACGAGACGCCAAAGATCATTATTATCATCCTGGCCTCATTTTTCCCGATGTTTTTAAGTATCCAAAAAGGGCTAACGAGCTGCGACGTGAAGCTCATCGAAGTTGGCAAAATTTTTGGCTTTAGCAAATTTGAAATTTTTTACAAGATCATCCTAAAAAGCGCGTTAAAAGATATCTTTGTCGGTATGCGAATAGGCTTTGGCTACGCCATGCGCGCGATCATCGGAGCTGAAATGATAGCGGCTTCAAGCGGGCTGGGATATCTCATACTTGACGCCGAGGAGCTTTCGCGCGCGGATAGGATATTTGTGGGCATTTTTACGATCGGCGTTTGCGGCGTGCTCATAGATAGGCTCTTTTTGCTTTTGATAGCTAAATTTAGCCTTTTGCGAGGTGAGAAATGA